Genomic window (Desulfitibacter sp. BRH_c19):
ATATATTCTTTTGTTCTTCTATAAACAATATACACCTTATCTACTCCACTAACCCTGGTAGCTGCCCTTGCAGCGTCCATGGCAGTATTACCTCCACCAATTACTGCAACGTTTTTACCTAGTTTTAAATCTTCCTTATAATTGTATTGCTCTAGGAAGCTGATTGCACTAATTACCTTGTCACCAGCACCTTGAATTTGAACTGGATTTGACTTAGCAGCTCCAATAGCAAGGTAAATATATTCAAAACCCTGGGACTTCAAGTCTTCTATTGAGAAATTCTCACTTATTCCAAGCTTGAATTTTACTCCCATTTTCTTTACCAATTCAATGTCACTATTGATATCTTCTCTGGCAATCCTAAACTCAGGGATTATATGTTGTACAGTACCCCCTGGCATTTCCCTTTTATCAAAGGCAGTAACATCCATTCCGGATTTTGCTAGGAAGTAAGCCGCGGCTAAACCTGAAGGGCCAGCACCAATAATTGCCACTTTCCCATAGACCTTTTCTTGACTTTCTTTTACTTTACCCATAAATGCTTTATATCCCTTTTGGGCCGCCTCTTTTTTCAAGTCGCGAATATGAACTGACCTATCATAATCCAAACGAGTACACTTGGTCATGCAATTATGATTACAAATTGTTCCTGTAATAAAGGGTAAAGGATTCTTGTCAACTATTAATTCAAAAGCCTCATCATGTCTACCCTCACCAACTAGCCTAGTGTATTCTGGGATATCCTGTTCAATAGGGCAGCCTACTGTACAAGGAGCCACAAAACAATCCGTGAGAGGAAGCTTTTTGGAGATTTTCCGGCTCTCTCCTATTTTCCTTTCCTTAGCATAATTTGCATCCTCCATAGCTTCTGCTGCCAAGCCCTTAAGTTTCTCTAAATCAATTTTATTGAAGCTCTTAGTTAAATGTCCTTCTAGTTCATCAGCCATTTGCTTTAATCTGTAATAGCCTCCGGGCTTTAAGATGGTAGTTGCCACAGTAATTGGCTGAATGCCCGTATCAAAGATGCGAACAATATTAAAGTAGTCTGCACCACCCGAATAGGAAATGTTAATATTGCCTTGAAACTCAGTCGCAAGCTTATAGGCAAGATTAATAGTTAGGGCAAAAAGCGACTTTCCTGACATATACATTTCTTCTCCAGGAAGCTCACCTTTAGCTATTTTCACAGGCAGGGTATTTGACAATTTTACTCCAAATTCTCTCTTATTTTCTGCTGCATACTTTTTGAGTCTCTTGACCATGGCTATTCCATCATCATACTGCAGGTCATGGGTAAAGGATTCTTCCTTTAATTCAATATAATGATAGCCCATCTTATGAAGAGTATTTTTCACATATTCATATCCTAGTAAAGTGGGATTCATTTTCACAAATGTATGCACTTTTTTCTCCGAAATTAGATACCTACAGATTTTCTCAATCTCTGTTGGAGGGCATCCGTGCATCGTAGATAGAGTAATAGAGTCACATATATTTGAAGAGATATTATCTATATATTCTTCGTTAACATTTTTAAAGTATTTTATCTCTTCTTTAAGGACTTTCTTGAATTCCTTAAATACATCTCGATCTGAAGCATCCTTCATTCCTTCAATAAAGCTATTAACCTTCTCTGACTTGATCCCCTCTAGGTCATAACCAACACTCATATTAAACATGAAGGAACGCTTCTCAATCCCAAATATTTCTTTTTGAATAATGTTAAGCAAAAACCATCCTTTGACATATTCTTCAAATGCACTTTCTATGGTGAGCTCTGTAGACCATTCAGTATTATAGCACTCGTCTTCAGCATGGATACAAGGCTTTGGGAATTCTAATGCATCTAATATCTGAACTGTTTTTAGCTCTATAAACCTGCCCCCACATAGATAAGAGGTTACGATATTTTGGGCAAGCTGAGTATTGGGACCTGCTGCTGGACCAATGGGTGTATCTAACTCATCTTCAAACAGATTTATTTTATTGTTAGTTTCCTTCTCAAAAAACTTTTCCTTGGGAATTCCAAAAATTGAGTTTTCATTTTTATATTCTTCAAATACCCACTTAACTAACTTCCTAAAGGGTATTTCTCTCATTTTATCACCCATGTTATTACCTCCTCTTTAAATTCTGATTTCTGTAGTCTGTCGTCTAATTCCAAAATGTTATATGAAGCGTACCATAATTAAGTTTTTTGCAATTATTAGTTTATGAAGGTAAATAAGACGTAATGATTTGCATGTCTGAGCGAAGCGAGTTTTGCAAAGCATAGGCTTTTTGTGCTGTAATAAACCTTAGAATTGCCAAAATTTAATTCCAGGTAAGCGGCACTATAGCATTTTCTATATTCTGGTTCCTGAATTCTGTCTTTCTAGAATCTTTCCCACATTTTCTTTGCCAATTCTCTTGATTTTGCATTAATTTTTGCCTCATCAATGCCCACTAATTCCTTATTCTTCATTAGCACTTTACCAGCAATAATAGTAGTATCAACCATTCTTCCTGTCATTGCAAATACCATATGTCCATAGAAGTTATCTAATGTTAAAGGGGTTGGAGGGTCATAATCAATGACTATCACATCAGCTGCGCACCCTTCCTTTAATTCACCCATTGGTTGTGAAAAATAGTTTGCCATTATTTTGGCATTGTTAGAGAACTGCATGGCAGGCACTTCCATCCAGCCCACTCTTGGATCATTTTTATTAAACTTATGAAGAATATGGGCCACCTTCATTCCTTCTATCATATCAGATGTCATTCCATCTGTTCCCATTCCCACAACAACACCCTTATCCACCATTTTAATAACATCCGCGCAACCTACTGCGTTATTCATATTTGATTGAGGATTATGGGCAACATTTGTTTTTGTCTCAGCAAGCAATTCCATTTCTTTTTCATTAACATGAACACAGTGTGCAGCCATAGTTTTTGGACCAAGTAGTCCATGTTTATTTAATCTGTCAATTACCCTTAATCCATATTCTTTTACATTATAATCAACGTCTGATTTGCCTTCAGCAGCATGTATGTGTACACCAATACCTAAGTCCTTTGCTACTTGAGCAGATTTCTCCATAGTTTTCTCACCAACTGTGAAGCAAGCATGCATTCCAAAGGTTGCTCCTAACATTTCTGAATTATCTTGCTGACATTTTTTTATAAATTCTTCATTTTCTTTGATTCCTGCTAGAGCCCTATCCTCTCCATCCCTATCACTCACCTCATAACAGGTATTCACGCGAACACCCACCTCAGAAGCAGCATTAGCAATCTGCTCAAGACTACCTTCTATCGTAAAAGGACTGGCATGGTGATCTAATATTGCAGTAGTTCCGTTTTTCACAGAATCAATAAATGGTACCAAGGCACTATAGTATACATCTTCTAGGGCCAGGGACTTATCAAGCCTCCACCACAACCGCTCCAGAATTTGCACAAAGTTTTCAGGTGGCTCATCCTTTAAAGACATTCCCCTGGCAAAGGTACTATAGGTATGCATATGGACATTTAAAAAGCCCGGCATAATTAGTTTGCCCTTACAATCCAGAAATTCCACTTCGGGATGCTGCTGTTTTAATTCCTCTGTTGTTCCAATCTTTGATATAGTGTTTCCATCAAGTAATACTGCACCTTTTTCAACAACCTTACAATCACTACCTAATGTTATCAGGGTACCGTTACCTAAAAGTAGCATCTAATCACCTCATATTTTTATATTCCTTATATGTTTTTGTTTTTTACCTCTTTTAACTGTGCTAGTATCTTTTCCTTAGTTGCAGGCAATTCATTTATCCGAATTCCTACAGCATCGTAAATTGCATTCATAATAGCAGGAGCAGTTGGATTTATGGGAACCTCTCCCATTCCTTTGGCACCATATGGCCCCTCTGGTTGATCTACTTCAACTATAATTGTCTTAATTTCAGGCGTTTTTGAAATATCAGGGACACCTAATTTTTTCAAATTATCTGTTATAACTTTAGTTTCCCCTAGTTTATACTCCTCAGATAAGGCATAACCTATACCCATCATAACAGATCCTTCTATTTGTCCTTCAACATTTTGAGGATGAATAGCTTTTCCACTATCTTGGGCAGCTATCATCTTTAAAACTTTAACATCACCAGTTTCAGTATCAACCTCTACTACTGCCGCTTGGGTACCGAAGCAGTAGGCATAGTGAATATCATATTCTTCTAAACTGACTCCGGGTTGATGATCTGCACAATCCCTCAACGGATAAGTCTTTGGAGGAAGATAATGATATTCAGATTTTAATACTGTATTCCTCATTTTAGCCCTTTGGTAAATCTGAGTTAAAGTAAATTCTGAACCATCATCTTCTAATACAATTTTTCCATCAGCCTTAAAAGTAAAGTTTGCTGTGTCAGTCTTAATTTCTAGTGCCATATATTCCAGTATCAGTTGCCTTAACATTTGTGCAGCAGCTTTAACGGCATTTCCTGTGACATATGTTTGTCTAGATGCCGTTGTCATCTCGCCATCTGGGCAAAGTGCAGTATCACTAGATATTACATCTATAAGATCATATTTTACTCCAATTGTAGCAGCTGTTATTTGTGCCATGATAGAATCTGAACCTTGCCCCATATCAATAGCACCGACTTTAACAGTTATTCTACCCTTTTCATTAAGTTCAATGTGTGCCCCTGCACCATCTGGTTTTCCTGTTCCAAGACCAACGTTTTTATAGGAGCTGGCAAGACCAATTCCGATCTTTTTGTTAGGGCTAGAACTAGTCCTAGTAATATCCTTTAGTTCCTTTTCTACAGTTTCAAGAGACTGTAAATAACCAATGCCAGACTTCAACACCTGTCCAGTAATGGTCGCCTTACCTTCTGACAAGCCGTTTATCCTACGTAACTCTACTGGGTCCAAATCTAATTTTTTTGCCAGTTTATCCATCTGTAATTCAGAAGCAAAGGCAACTTGTGTACTGCCAAAACCCCTAAAAGCACCTGCTGGATTATTATTTGTATAGACTCCATATGAGTCAGCTTTTACATTGGGAATTTCATAGGGTCCAGAGGAAACTACTGCTGAACGAAACACTACAGGCTTTCCAAGAGAAATATAAGCTCCAGTATCGCAAATGGCTCTTGATTCAAATGCAATCAACTTACCGTCTTTTGATGCTCCATGTTTCATATAAATATGTTCAGCATGTCTTTTTGTGGAAAACCGAATGGATTCCTCTCTAGTTAGAACCATTTTTACAGGTCGCCCTGTTCTTAGTGCAGCTATTGCACTTTGAATTTGAACAGTTGGTTCCTCTTTACCCCCAAAAGCTCCACCACACGGAGTATAGATTACCCTAACCTTTTCTTCTTCCAAGCCCAAGCTCCTTGCAATCATACGCCTAAATGGATGAGATCCTTGGCTACCGGTCCAGATTGTTACACAACCATCCCCTTCAGGTTTTACCAAACAGGCTTCAGGTTCTAAATAGGCGTGTTCAATTGCAGGAGTATAGTATTCGCTCTCTACGATAACATCTGCCTCTGCAAAACCCTTTTCTAAATCTCCCTTTCTTACCTTTACATGATGCATTATGTTTCCTTCATCATGAATTAAGAGGGCACCCTCTTTAATGCTTTCCTTAGCAGAAAAGATTACTGGTAGTGGCTTATATTCTACTTTAATCTTCTTGATTGCTTCTTGAGCTATTTCTATAGTTTCAGCAAATACTGCCGCTATTACATCACCTAGATAGCGCACCTTTTTATCGGCAAGTACAGGCTGTTGAGGAACAATTAGTCCAAAACTATTTTCCCCGGGTATATCCTTTGCAGTTAAAACAAGCACAACTCCATCCAAGGCTTCGGCCTCACTAATGTCAACAGATAGTATTTCGGCATGAGAATACTCACTAAATAAAAACTTTCCATGTAGCATACCTTCTGAGGTATAATCATCAGCGTATATGGGTTTTCCAGTTGCCTTATCCAATGCATCTACTTTTATAGGAGAAGATCCAATTACTTTACCTTCTACCTGTTCTCTATTATTTTCCCCAGGTTCACTAAGCATCTTAGCTGCCAATTTTACAGAGTCAAGAATCTTTTTATAACCCGTACATCTACAGATATTGTGCTTTAAAGCCCCTTTAATATCGTCTTCTGTAGGATTAAGGTTCTTATCAAGGAGTGCCTTGGTTGACATTATCATTCCCGGAGTACAGAAGCCGCACTGAACAGCACCGGCATCAATAAAAGCCTTTTGAATAGGATGTAACGCATCCCCCTGAGATATACCCTCAATGGTTTCTACTGTAGCTCCATCTAATTTATTAATTTTTACTAAACAGGCACGTTTTGCCTCCCCATTAACTATTACTGTACATGCTCCGCAATGCCCTTTAGCACAACCATTTTTTGTACCCATTAGTCCCATTGAATTCCTTAAAAATTCCAAAAGAGTTATCTTAGGACTTGTCTCAACTGTTGCCTTCTCTCCGTTAACTGTTAAAGATATATTTTCGCTCATTTTACAATCCCCCTAATGTGCTTTATCTACTATTTAACTCAATGTTTCTACCAAGGAAACATTGTTTCCTTATAAATATTAAGCATTAAACTCTGTAGCCAAGATCCTTGGATATTTTCCGAGTGGCTTCCTGAACCTGATATGCTATTTCTGGAATTTTTTGTTCATCTAATCTCACCTTTGGAATAGGAACATTTACTGCACCAACTATTTTAGATTCATAATTATATATAGGGCATCCGATTACAGTTACACCTGAGTCAACCTCTTCGTCACTAATTGTATAACCTATTTCTATAAATTTAGATATTTCAGTTTTTACTTTAGCAATTTTTTCTTTGCCAATTAAATCTAATTGTTCTTTTTCACTTAGGAAAACTAATATTGGCTTAGTAAAACCCTCAAAAGCTAGTTGTATTTTTGACCCAATCTGTGAATGTATTCTAACGACATGGGTAGAGTCAATTTTATTAACATAAACTGCATAATTTCCATGTCTAGCTATTAGCGTTATAGTCTCATTGATTTTCCTAGTTAGCTCAATAGCATATTTTCTGGCTACCTGTACCAAGTCATAATTATTCAAACAACTCTGTCCAATTCTGACAGTCTCAAATCCCAACTTATACTTTTTTGTTTTAGGATCTTGAATAACATATCCATGATTTTGCAAAGTTATAAGAGTTCTGTATGCAGTAGCTTCATTCACTTCAAAAGCTCTGCTTAATTCCCTTACCCCAACTTCATTATGGTCTGCCAAAAAACTAAGCATTTTTAAAGCACGAGAGACTGAATCAATCAATCTAGACACTTCCTTATTGTTTTAGTATTATATACTTAACGCCACAACTGTTTCTGTGACGGAAACATCGTTTCGTTGGGAATTAACTATATATTCTCGATTTATGTTTTAGTTCCTGCATATTTTGAATAATAATTGCAAAATTTAATAAATAGTTCAATTTGTTATTGCAATTTAGGAATAGTTTTATTGTAAATTGCAATGGCAATATATTAGTGATTTTCTTCCATTAAATCTTGGAAATTTTCAAAGGATAACCCTACTTGATATATTCTCCCCTTATCATCAAGTATTGATGAAAATTTATAAAATTCTCCTCGTTGATTCTTTGTGAATGGTGAATGTGCTATATTAATCTTATTTTTTATGAGTGCCTCAACACATAGAGGGTTGCCACCACTTTCTCTGTTTATTTCAAAGTCCATAATATTTACCCCTAAATCTTCTTCTTTAGTACTATATATAACTGTAGCCTTTGAATCGCTAATGGATAAATAATCCACATTTTGGACCGTTGCCAAATCTAATAGCGCTTTGTTATTTATCTCGTTCTTGCTAAGCATGTCTTCATTAATACTGTTTTTAAATTCAGCAACTTGATTTTCTAGATTCCTATTCATTACATAACCAGCAATGTTTTGTTTTGTTTGTTCTGCCATTTCAGCTAAACGCGAGCATGTTGCATATATTTCCTCCATAAAAGCATGATGTTCTTGGGTAGCTGCAGATGCATCTTGGATTAATTCGACAGTATCATTACATGAGAGTTTTACTTGATCCATATCGTGGTTAACCTCAGTACTAATGTCAAAACTACTAGAAATCACCTTTTTAATGTCTCCCATATTTTCTACTGAATTCTCAAAGGTTTCCTTAATACTTATTAATCTACCATCAAGATTTTTGACCATTATTACTGCATTTTCAACATCCTTAGAAATATTTTGAAAAACAGTAATTGATGCATTAATCTCCAACTGTATGTCCTTTATAGTTTCAGAAATCTCTGCAGCAGCTTCACTTGACTGATTAGCTAATTCTCTAACCTCCTGGGCCACAACTTCAAAACCTTTCCCATGAACGCCTGCCCTTGCTGCTTCAATTGCAGCATTTAAGGCCAAAAGGTTTGTTTGACTGGTAATATTAGAAATAGTATCTGCGATATCCCCAACTTTTTTGGAAAAGTTGTGTAAAGAATGTATTTTTTCTTGGGAAATTGCCACCAAATTCTTGGTGCTCTCCATTTTCTCCAGTACCTTCTGTCCTTCTTCCTTGCCTTCTAAGGCAGTTGCTAAGCTATTTTCACTAGCTATGAGAGCGGCTTCAGAATTTGTATTAGCTTCGGACATGTAGTCATTTAATTTATTTAATAATACAATACTTCTCTCAACCTTTTTAAATTGTTCTGTATTTTTTTCTGCTACCACTTGAACTTTTTTAGCAATTTCTTCAGTAGCTATATTCGCTTCATCTATGGCTAGATTAATACTGCTACTATTTTCTGCAATTTCAATAGAATCTCTTAAATTGCTACTAAGAATTCCCTTTAAATTTATTCTAAGATCCATTAACGCTTCAGTAAATTCAATGAAAAGCCCATGGCCTTTTTTAACTGATACAGTTAAATTACCCCAAGCCAACTCTCTTAGTGAAATTGTTAGCTCTTTTATTGTTTTAGGTTGAAACATTGATAAAAAATTATACTTCTTATCCATCTGAATCACTTCCACTTTTTATAATTAACTCATCGTCACCTTATTTGTATATTTCCTCTACAATCTCTGACGCTTTTACTTTATGTTCATCCTCATCTATTCCTAGAAGTACTCCTTCTTTCGCCACAACTTTTCCATTAACTATTGTTAAGTCAACGGGGCGATTAAATCCAATTACAGCGAGAAAAGAAGCGGGATCTAGAGTGGCACCAACAAATTCTAATCTATTCACATTGATTAAAAAGAGATCGGCAGCCTTACCTACCTCAATTGACCCAATATCATTTCTGCCTAAAAGTTTAGCACCACCTTTAGTAGCTATCTTTAACATTTCATAGCCTGTTGGAGCTTCTGCACTAGAATTAAGTCTATGCAGTAAATATGCAGCTCTTAATTCAGCCAATAGGTTTGAACCATCATTACTACCACATCCATCAACCCCTAATCCAACGGGTATATTTTTGTTCAGCATTTCGGGAATTCTGGCAATTCCAGATGAAAGTTTTTGATTAGAAACGGGACAATGGGCCACACCTGTTTGAGTTTGACTTAATAAGTCTAGTTCTTCTGTATTAAAATGAATTCCATGAGCATACCAAACATCTGAGCCGGTCCACCCCAAACCATGAGCCCAAGCAAGAGGTCTCTTACCATACTTTTCTAGGGTATAGGCTTCTTCATCTAAGGTTTCTGTAAGGTGAGTATGCAATCTAACACCTTTATCTCTAGCCAATTTTGCACTTTCTATCATAATGTGGTCATCAACCGAAAATGGAGAGCACGGAGCTACAACTACTTGTCGCATAGAGAACTCATTGGGATCATGATACTTATTTATAAGCCTTTCACAATCTGTCAGAATCTCGTCAGCTGTCTCTGTCAAGTCATTAGGTGGAAGTCCACCGTCTTTTCTTCCCCTAGTAAAACTACTTCTACCAGCATGGAATCTAATTCCCAACATTTCAGCAGCCTCCATCTGTCTATCTATCAAGTCTCTACCTTTTCCCCTTGGAAAAGCAAAATGTTGGTCAAAACAAGTTGTACATCCATATTTAAGCAATTCGCCCATGCCAATTAGTGAGCTATAAAATACAAATTCCGAATCCACTTTTCTCCAAACTTCATATAGGTACATGAGCCAATCAAATAATTCCATGGACTGAATCTCTGGAATATTTCTTGTAAATACCTGCAACAAATGATGATGTGTATTAATTAAACCTGGATAAACAAACATATTAGACGCATCAATTATCTCGGCATCTCCGACAGCAATATCTTCTCCAATTTCTACTACACGAGGCCCATCAATCAGAATACTAACGTTTGACAAAATTCGGTCGTTCTCATCACAGGTGATAATCTTTTTTGCATTTT
Coding sequences:
- a CDS encoding selenate reductase subunit YgfK, yielding MGDKMREIPFRKLVKWVFEEYKNENSIFGIPKEKFFEKETNNKINLFEDELDTPIGPAAGPNTQLAQNIVTSYLCGGRFIELKTVQILDALEFPKPCIHAEDECYNTEWSTELTIESAFEEYVKGWFLLNIIQKEIFGIEKRSFMFNMSVGYDLEGIKSEKVNSFIEGMKDASDRDVFKEFKKVLKEEIKYFKNVNEEYIDNISSNICDSITLSTMHGCPPTEIEKICRYLISEKKVHTFVKMNPTLLGYEYVKNTLHKMGYHYIELKEESFTHDLQYDDGIAMVKRLKKYAAENKREFGVKLSNTLPVKIAKGELPGEEMYMSGKSLFALTINLAYKLATEFQGNINISYSGGADYFNIVRIFDTGIQPITVATTILKPGGYYRLKQMADELEGHLTKSFNKIDLEKLKGLAAEAMEDANYAKERKIGESRKISKKLPLTDCFVAPCTVGCPIEQDIPEYTRLVGEGRHDEAFELIVDKNPLPFITGTICNHNCMTKCTRLDYDRSVHIRDLKKEAAQKGYKAFMGKVKESQEKVYGKVAIIGAGPSGLAAAYFLAKSGMDVTAFDKREMPGGTVQHIIPEFRIAREDINSDIELVKKMGVKFKLGISENFSIEDLKSQGFEYIYLAIGAAKSNPVQIQGAGDKVISAISFLEQYNYKEDLKLGKNVAVIGGGNTAMDAARAATRVSGVDKVYIVYRRTKEYMPADKEELLAAIDDGVIFKELLAPISLSNGKLKCEIMELSELDASGRRRPVSTKKTAEVEIDTVLSAVGESVDLDILRKQGLEVDDKGNIKVNPATNETNIDKVFIGGDALTGPSTVVEAMAQGKKVAKEIITQEQLEEGKDMVADIVFDHKKRHPEIVERRGNLKGRPEDVQREADRCLECNYICNVCTEVCPNRANVTVKLDDGRLKSLNQVVHIDGMCNECGNCAIFCPYDGAPYKEKFTLFWSEEDFNDSENDGFFVVEEGKETTFKVRVEGNVSTVKYDEKGRTSSDLDPSILALVWEVYFKWGQA
- a CDS encoding chlorohydrolase; protein product: MLLLGNGTLITLGSDCKVVEKGAVLLDGNTISKIGTTEELKQQHPEVEFLDCKGKLIMPGFLNVHMHTYSTFARGMSLKDEPPENFVQILERLWWRLDKSLALEDVYYSALVPFIDSVKNGTTAILDHHASPFTIEGSLEQIANAASEVGVRVNTCYEVSDRDGEDRALAGIKENEEFIKKCQQDNSEMLGATFGMHACFTVGEKTMEKSAQVAKDLGIGVHIHAAEGKSDVDYNVKEYGLRVIDRLNKHGLLGPKTMAAHCVHVNEKEMELLAETKTNVAHNPQSNMNNAVGCADVIKMVDKGVVVGMGTDGMTSDMIEGMKVAHILHKFNKNDPRVGWMEVPAMQFSNNAKIMANYFSQPMGELKEGCAADVIVIDYDPPTPLTLDNFYGHMVFAMTGRMVDTTIIAGKVLMKNKELVGIDEAKINAKSRELAKKMWERF
- a CDS encoding hydroxydechloroatrazine ethylaminohydrolase (catalyzes the transformation of hydroxyatrazine to N-isopropylammelide and ethylamine in the atrazine degradation pathway.) — its product is MMSKILIKNAKKIITCDENDRILSNVSILIDGPRVVEIGEDIAVGDAEIIDASNMFVYPGLINTHHHLLQVFTRNIPEIQSMELFDWLMYLYEVWRKVDSEFVFYSSLIGMGELLKYGCTTCFDQHFAFPRGKGRDLIDRQMEAAEMLGIRFHAGRSSFTRGRKDGGLPPNDLTETADEILTDCERLINKYHDPNEFSMRQVVVAPCSPFSVDDHIMIESAKLARDKGVRLHTHLTETLDEEAYTLEKYGKRPLAWAHGLGWTGSDVWYAHGIHFNTEELDLLSQTQTGVAHCPVSNQKLSSGIARIPEMLNKNIPVGLGVDGCGSNDGSNLLAELRAAYLLHRLNSSAEAPTGYEMLKIATKGGAKLLGRNDIGSIEVGKAADLFLINVNRLEFVGATLDPASFLAVIGFNRPVDLTIVNGKVVAKEGVLLGIDEDEHKVKASEIVEEIYK
- a CDS encoding xanthine dehydrogenase produces the protein MSENISLTVNGEKATVETSPKITLLEFLRNSMGLMGTKNGCAKGHCGACTVIVNGEAKRACLVKINKLDGATVETIEGISQGDALHPIQKAFIDAGAVQCGFCTPGMIMSTKALLDKNLNPTEDDIKGALKHNICRCTGYKKILDSVKLAAKMLSEPGENNREQVEGKVIGSSPIKVDALDKATGKPIYADDYTSEGMLHGKFLFSEYSHAEILSVDISEAEALDGVVLVLTAKDIPGENSFGLIVPQQPVLADKKVRYLGDVIAAVFAETIEIAQEAIKKIKVEYKPLPVIFSAKESIKEGALLIHDEGNIMHHVKVRKGDLEKGFAEADVIVESEYYTPAIEHAYLEPEACLVKPEGDGCVTIWTGSQGSHPFRRMIARSLGLEEEKVRVIYTPCGGAFGGKEEPTVQIQSAIAALRTGRPVKMVLTREESIRFSTKRHAEHIYMKHGASKDGKLIAFESRAICDTGAYISLGKPVVFRSAVVSSGPYEIPNVKADSYGVYTNNNPAGAFRGFGSTQVAFASELQMDKLAKKLDLDPVELRRINGLSEGKATITGQVLKSGIGYLQSLETVEKELKDITRTSSSPNKKIGIGLASSYKNVGLGTGKPDGAGAHIELNEKGRITVKVGAIDMGQGSDSIMAQITAATIGVKYDLIDVISSDTALCPDGEMTTASRQTYVTGNAVKAAAQMLRQLILEYMALEIKTDTANFTFKADGKIVLEDDGSEFTLTQIYQRAKMRNTVLKSEYHYLPPKTYPLRDCADHQPGVSLEEYDIHYAYCFGTQAAVVEVDTETGDVKVLKMIAAQDSGKAIHPQNVEGQIEGSVMMGIGYALSEEYKLGETKVITDNLKKLGVPDISKTPEIKTIIVEVDQPEGPYGAKGMGEVPINPTAPAIMNAIYDAVGIRINELPATKEKILAQLKEVKNKNI